One region of Corvus moneduloides isolate bCorMon1 chromosome 15, bCorMon1.pri, whole genome shotgun sequence genomic DNA includes:
- the LOC116451471 gene encoding protocadherin beta-15-like has protein sequence MAIARQVLCLCAFLSVPPARAEPIRYSVAEEAESGSLVGKLAEDAGLTPEQLSARRARLVSEDGRQHFRLDRASGRLVVAGRLDREELCGHSGTCMLPFELLLANPLQFFRVEVALKDINDHSPVFPEEQVIFRIPETSDRGSRFPLEGARDLDIGSNNIQTYSISPENGYFSLSFGSRSEDDKYIELVLEKPLDREEQAEMGFSLIAVDGGSPPRSGTTQVKIVILDANDNAPIFTQELYIGQILENMPEGSVVLSVLATDQDAGVNGDISYQLSQAVGQSNSAFVIDPITGEIKLTKPLDFEDSEHHEFRVRATDGGGLSAICKVLVEVVDVNDNAPELAVSSFSSPLPENTAPGTVVALFTVRDRDSGANGKISCALEDQLFFSLRPAYKNYYEVVTVSALDREEMAQYILTVTAADAGSPPLTTTQTFSVDISDVNDNAPVFNQTSYTMYVRENNVPTVFVGAVSAADADVGLNAKVTYSLAPVETAERPSCSCISVNSENGHVFVLRPLDYEQLRQTEVTVSASDAGSPPLRANVTLRLVVLDENDNAPLVLYPAQDSSPPSSELVPVSAEAGYLVTKVVAVDADSGQNSWLSYHLLRASDPGLFTVSAQSGEVRLRRPVTERDTVKQKLVVLVRDNGKPPLSATAALSALVLKDFSDARLPPSSAATEDEGGSLTTYLIISLVFVSLLFLISTAVFVARKVCKRQELKAGHVLYGGDNLRSGLADAAAAGTLPHAYCYEISLTTGSGNSEFKFLKPILPSLPPQHSAVGQGPDDEQDFPCVPVSAEDMAPDNPGTLSAGHFNTLSFN, from the coding sequence atGGCGATCGCAAGGCAAGTGCTTTGTCTGTGTGCTTTCCTGTCCGTGCCGCCCGCTCGCGCCGAGCCCATCCGCTACTCCGTAGCCGAGGAGGCGGAAAGCGGCTCCCTGGTTGGCAAGCTGGCGGAGGACGCGGGGCTCACGCCGGAGCAGCTCTCGGCTCGCCGCGCCCGCCTGGTCTCGGAGGACGGGCGGCAGCATTTTCGCTTAGACCGCGCCTCCGGCCGCCTCGTCGTGGCGGGGAGGCTGGACCGGGAGGAGCTGTGCGGCCACTCCGGCACCTGCATGCTCCCCTTCGAGCTGCTGCTCGCCAACCCCCTGCAGTTCTTTCGGGTGGAGGTGGCTCTGAAAGACATCAATGACCATTCACCCGTTTTCCCCGAGGAACAAGTCATCTTTAGGATTCCCGAAACAAGCGACCGGGGTTCGCGTTTCCCACTGGAGGGTGCTCGGGATCTCGATATTGGCAGCAATAATATCCAGACATACAGCATCTCTCCCGAGAACGGATATTTTAGTCTCTCCTTTGGCAGTCGGAGTGAAGATGACAAATATATTGAACTGGTCTTGGAAAAGCCACTAGACAGAGAGGAACAGGCAGAGATGGGTTTCAGTCTCATTGCTGTAGATGGGGGCTCTCCTCCCAGAAGTGGGACCACCCAAGTGAAAATTGTCATTCTAGATGCAAATGACAATGCTCCCATCTTCACACAAGAGTTGTACATTGGACAGATATTAGAGAACATGCCAGAAGGTTCTGTGGTTCTGAGTGTGCTGGCAACAGATCAGGATGCCGGAGTTAATGGGGACATTTCCTATCAACTCAGCCAGGCAGTGGGCCAGAGCAACTCAGCGTTTGTGATTGATCCCATAACTGGTGAAATTAAACTCACAAAGCCTCTGGACTTCGAGGATTCAGAGCATCATGAATTCCGTGTGAGGGCCACAGATGGTGGGGGGCTCTCAGCAATCTGCAAAGTGTTGGTGGAGGTGGTGGATGTGAATGACAATGCCCCAGAGCTGGCGGTCAGTTCCTTCAGCAGTCCCCTCCCTGAGAACACAGCGCCCGGCACGGTGGTTGCCCTCTTTACGGTCAGGGATCGGGATTCTGGAGCCAACGGGAAGATCTCCTGTGCCCTCGAGGATCAGCTCTTCTTCTCCCTGCGGCCAGCCTATAAGAATTACTATGAGGTGGTGACAGTGAGCGCGCTGGACCGCGAGGAGATGGCTCAGTACATCCTGActgtcacagcagcagatgCGGGGTCCCCTCCCCTCACTACCACGCAGACCTTCAGCGTGGACATCTCGGATGTCAATGACAATGCCCCTGTGTTCAACCAGACGTCATACACCATGTATGTGCGTGAGAACAACGTCCCCACGGTGTTTGTTGGAGCCGTCAGTGCTGCAGATGCTGACGTGGGGCTCAATGCCAAGGTGACCTATTCCCTGGCCCCAGTCGAAACGGCAGAGCGgccttcctgctcctgcatctCTGTGAACTCCGAGAACGGACACGTCTTTGTGCTGCGGCCCCTGGACTACGAGCAGTTGAGGCAGACCGAGGTCACAGTCAGTGCCTCTGACGCGGGGTCTCCTCCCCTCAGAGCCAACGTCACCCTCCGCCTTGTCGTGCTGGACGAGAATGACAATGCCCCGCTCGTGCTCTACCCAGCCCAGGACAGCAGCCCACCGTCCAGTGAGCTGGTGCCCGTGTCGGCTGAGGCGGGCTACCTCGTCACCAAAGTGGTGGCCGTGGATGCTGACTCGGGACAGAACTCGTGGCTCTCGTACCACCTGCTGAGGGCCAGCGACCCCGGGCTGTTTACGGTGAGTGCCCAAAGCGGGGAGGTGCGTCTGAGGAGGCCGGTGACAGAGAGAGACACCGTGAAGCAGAAGCTCGTTGTCCTGGTGAGAGACAACGGGAAGCCCCCGCTGTCAGCCACCGCAGCTCTGAGCGCACTCGTGCTCAAGGACTTCTCAGACGCGCGCCTCCCGCCCAGCAGTGCGGCCACAGAGGATGAGGGCGGCTCCCTGACCACCTATTTAATCATTTCCTTGGTCTTTGTCTCACTCCTGTTCCTCATCTCCACTGCCGTCTTTGTCGCTCGCAAGGTGTGCAAGAGACAGGAGCTGAAGGCTGGCCATGTGCTTTATGGTGGCGACAACTTGCGGAGCGGCCTGGCCGATGCAGCCGCTGCAGGGACCCTGCCCCACGCCTATTGCTACGAGATCAGCCTCACAACGGGCTCGGGCAACAGCGAGTTCAAATTCCTCAAGCCCATCCTCCCCAGCCTGCCACCACAGCACAGCGCCGTGGGCCAGGGCCCTGATGATGAACAGGATttcccctgtgtccctgtcagCGCAGAGGACATGGCACCAGACAACCCTGGGACTCTCTCTGCAGGACACTTCAACACTCTTTCATTTAATTAG